From Bacteroidota bacterium:
AACCGAATCCAGATGGTCCGCACCGCGCGACCACACAACGGCCAGATCGATCTCCTGGGTGCTGTCGGGCAGGATATCGAAGGGGCCAGTGGAAAGCATGAGCCGGCGGTCGGCAGCATCAACAACGAGTCCCATTCCGTCGGCGTTGAATTCTGACCAAAAAGCCTTTGTGACCGGGTCACCGCTCAGGGTATATTTTGTGGTCTTAACACCTTCGCCTTCTCCACCGTAGCCTCCTTCATAAATAGGATCTCCGTATGACCGCAACCCACGCAGGCAGTTGTAATATCCAATATTGTCTCGTGGGCTACTCCATTTCCAAATGCAAGCAAATGCAGTCATTCCCAGTTCTTCCAATGCCTCATCAATTTCGCCATCGTAGTCACTATCGCGGTTGTCAGGTTTAGCTGGTGGTGTTCGCAGGAACGTGAAGCCGGCCGCAGGCGGAGCCAGTCCATAGCCCTCGCCCCCTTCATCCTCGTTATCAGCATTGTAAAAGTAACCCAGATGGAGGAGAGAGTCAGAGCCGATGTAGTCATCGTCGAAGTTGCCCAGGTCCGGATCAACGTAGAAGCCAAAGTATGCGTCCTCGATTGGGACAGCGTTTCTGTTGGTGATGCGGTAGCGGTAAAATGTATTGTCACCCAGGATCTCATTGGGTGAATTATAAGCGTGCGCAGAGACGCGGACTTCAATACCAAGCGGTTCACTGTCTGTGGCTTGATGGACATTGCCCCGATCGTTCATGATCCACCAGAGGTGTTGGTCTCCAAGGAGTTGCGGTTGGTCACCGCCGGCAAGATTGTAGTTGTCCGGATTGCCGTCGCCATCAATTACCGGGGCACCAAGGTGCCAGGGCCAGCTTTTGAGGTTGTTGGAGATCTCGCCTGTTTCCAGGTAGGTAGTGACGTCTTCAGGCCTTATTTCCCATATTTTGTCGTACAGTTTGCAGTCAGCAGGAGCGTTGCCGGTTTGGTCAAGGGGGCCGGCCCAGTATTCCCAGGGACCATAGCGCGATGCTGCACTACGTATTTTCCCATCTACTTTGCCGCCAATCCACAGAGAAGCAGCGAAAATGGCATTGGAGTATCCAGCTTTGGGCACGCGATATACATGCGGTGAGCCACGCCAGAACAGCGCACCATTGTTGAGCATGCGTGCGCGTACGTTGTATCCTTCCAGCGTTGCTTCACCAAGGGCTGGCTCGCAAGTGCCTGTTTGTGCAAATGCTTGTGGAATGAGCAGAAGGCTGAGCAGTAAGATGTAGTAACTTTTTTGCATCGGATATACCAGATAGGCTTACTGGTAAAAACGCAAAAAAGCAGCGGTGGACGACATAGGTACAATAACCTTCAACCTCTAACTTTCAACCCATCACTTGAGCAGCACCATGCGTTTGGTGAAGCGGAGAAAGTCGAGCTCGATGCGGGCGAGGTAGACGCCGGCCGGTAAATCGCCTGCATCAAATGCAGCGGTGTGGATGCCGGCGTCCTGATGGGCATCTACAAGGATTGTCACCTCTCGGCCGAGCAGATCACACACTACAAGTCGTACCTGCATAGCTTGTGGCAGGCTGTAGCGGAGGGTGGTAATTTGAGTAAACGGGTTGGGGAAGTTTTGGTCGAAACCCAAAACATGTGATACTGGCGCAGGCAGATCTTGTGGTTTAGGGGTGATCTGTAAGGGCGCGTAAAATACTTCAGCGGTGCCCCTTATGGCGCGTACGTCCTTTTTTAATTCGGTTACCGAATCGAGATGGTCTGAACCTCTGGCCCAGACAATGGCAAAGCGTATTTCCACCGTATCCATTGGGGCGAGTTCAAATGGCCCTGTAGAAAAAACGGCAGACTGGTCGGATGGCGGAATTATACTGCCCTGTTCGTCGTAATTCAGCTTGGTCCAAAAGGCCTGTTTTACAGGGTCTCCGGAGAAAGAAAAGCGTGTCGGTTTATGGAGGCCAAAATAATCAGGCTCCCACCACCCGTTGTAACCGTGATACAATGCAACGTTGTTTTTCCAGCGCCCTTGCATGTATCGGTAATAGTCGCTGCCAAAAACAGGATCACCATTCGGTGTACCGCCGCCGTAGTGTCTGACAAAAGCA
This genomic window contains:
- a CDS encoding T9SS type A sorting domain-containing protein, with the protein product MQKSYYILLLSLLLIPQAFAQTGTCEPALGEATLEGYNVRARMLNNGALFWRGSPHVYRVPKAGYSNAIFAASLWIGGKVDGKIRSAASRYGPWEYWAGPLDQTGNAPADCKLYDKIWEIRPEDVTTYLETGEISNNLKSWPWHLGAPVIDGDGNPDNYNLAGGDQPQLLGDQHLWWIMNDRGNVHQATDSEPLGIEVRVSAHAYNSPNEILGDNTFYRYRITNRNAVPIEDAYFGFYVDPDLGNFDDDYIGSDSLLHLGYFYNADNEDEGGEGYGLAPPAAGFTFLRTPPAKPDNRDSDYDGEIDEALEELGMTAFACIWKWSSPRDNIGYYNCLRGLRSYGDPIYEGGYGGEGEGVKTTKYTLSGDPVTKAFWSEFNADGMGLVVDAADRRLMLSTGPFDILPDSTQEIDLAVVWSRGADHLDSVTELKKDTRVLHNAGNALWPAQRIILQEEQTIETGFVLGFDQNFPNPFTQTTTFRYSLPQSMRIRMSVYDILGREVALLVNTRQEAGIYTVNFDAGTLPAGIYMARIEMDYLQFTKRMVLIR